From the Lemur catta isolate mLemCat1 chromosome 1, mLemCat1.pri, whole genome shotgun sequence genome, the window TTGTACTAGTTCCAAGTGATGAATTTTCTGCTCCAAATACTGGGACGAAAGGTATCATCACATGGACACAAGTCAATTTCACAGTGATGGACATACAGGGCAGATGATCTGAGGCACAGGCTGTGATTGGtcctaaaaaaatgaaaggtagAACTGGGTCCAAAATTCACATCTCATGATACCTGGTCCTTATTCAGCCAGAGTTGAGTGGCTTCATATCTGTGTGTTATACACATTTTGGATCTTTCTCAAGAGTTTTTCTGGGTGCAGCACGATAAAGAAAACCAGATATTTGGCTCCATAAAGGTATTCAAGGTTTAGGTGCCATGCTCATGGTAAGCTTCTTATCACAGGATATCTGAGATCTGCTGCCACAGAGAGAACTATGGTCCTATAATGACTACTAGagttcagttttcaaaattttgggAATAATCTGATCATAGCCTTTCCTTCTTGTTACATTATAGGACAGGAACTTGGAGTATTCAGTTAAGAGGCTGTCCCAGTAACAGGTGATGTCATCCATCTGCAGGTGGTTCATAATAAACTGGCTTCCCCTGGAGACAAGAttaacaagaatattttaaagcacagaattgaataataataatatcctaCATTTGAGTGCTTACTTGTGCCAAGTAATATTTGGTGTACTTTATATGAATTAATTGAATTTGATCCTCAGAACCAACTCTATAGCCATCATATCTACACGCATGCATATAGCAATAGAACTTAACAtgattttccttaaaaacaaacacataaacagcCAATGATCATAAAAAGTACTTAATTACCTCACAAATTTCAGTCTACTTCTATAAAGCTTGGGGCATATGTgaatgtttgtatatattttttctccagcACAGATTTAATTCTGAGTTATCTCTGTATAATGAGGATGGAATATAGATATCACCATGATAACAATACTCAGATAACTTTAGCTAgggcaaaatggggatgataaagtaaagtgaaaaagggaaaatgaacaGAACTTACCTTTCAGCAATTTCTTGAGCTACATCATCATTTGCTTTTACAAATTGCAACAGCtctctaaaatgaaaagaattattagACTCTGAAATATAGACCAAGTTCATTGGTACTAAATCAGAAAGACCACAGATTAAGGTGTATGATTAATCTCTAAATACATGGATGATGGATTATTTCCTTAAAGCAAAGATATCAGGGTCCTTGCAAGAAGAAAATAgtaaccaaaaacaaacaaacaaacaaaaaagcccacacATAGGTTATAGGCAGCCTGTTGTAGAATACACTATTTCATCCTGTCTCCAAATTCTTGCTCTGGCCCCCCAGAAAAGGGAACTGGGTTCACACTTCTGGCCCTTCTCTATACCTATTCCTAGCCTCTCTCATCATGAGAGAAAACCTGCCTAAATTTCACTGGGATCAATTCTCATGCTGTATCTGAAAATCCCTTTGACAATAAAATAAGATCAAATATCCCTAtctttagtttttgaaaaattagagcTTTTTTTACTTCATAGTGTCTGAATGTTTCATTTGAAACCAGCATTAAAGcactttttcaaattaaataccatttataacCTACTTGGATAATAATGCAATATTATATATGCAaaccaaataaaagaaataaaatgctttcagTGGAAAAAATCAACAGGAGTAAATGCCTTAAATGGCTGGACGTAAAAGGCAGATTACAAGGGTCATTAGAAACTCTGCATTTGGGGACAGCTGCTTACTGGACATTGGAGAGATCCGTTTTGACTGGGATATAGTGAACCCATGGCTTCAGTTGTGGATAGAAGAATTCTAGCCACTCGTCACCAACATGGAAAACAAGCGAACCACACAGGAAGAGGTGTTTGAATCGGAAACTTGCAGCTACACCCCGAAAATTGAACAGATACCTAgggaaaaaacagcaaaatacaTTTGCTACTATACATCTACTGCCACAAATATGACTCTTTTTTGcttattccctcctccccttctctccttttaTGATTCCTCTCCCATCTTCCAATTTCAGTTTTCAAGGACACATTATTATCCCTGTGAGGTTTCTATAAACTCTATGCTTTTCCAGAGTTGGGGCTACAGGCTGTTCTAGGAATGTCAAggtgagagaaagagggggaTACTTTCCCCAGACAGGGCTAGATGGGGTCAGGAGTGGGGTGCTGGGTAGGAAGGATGCAAGGCTCAGAAGGAAATGATGGTCCGTTGTGGATTTGGGACATACTTGAGAAAATACAGGAATGTTCAGTGACATATGTCaaaaatcagaagtgaaaaaaaaacctcacaagcTTATGTAGGCCTAATGTCTCTAACTAGCTATGGCTCTCCAAAGCCTTTGTTTTTCCTCTAGTGTACCCCATCTTGTCAAAGGTGTCCCCTGTTTCCAGGACATCATCCTGAAGTCTGGAGAGGAAAACAAGGCAAACCTAATCAATTTTCACAGAAATGTCCCCAGAAAAAGACTATCTTCGAAAAGAACAACATTTTCTTACCAGCATTTCTCATGCACATACCGTCTCCAGCCAGAGTTGCTCTTACCCTTAGCCCCTTAGCAGGGACCATATTCCATTTGTCTCCACAGTCCCCATAGAACTCAGGTCAGTGCACAGTAGGCCCTCAGGAAAAGCCAGCTAAATGAATTAATGTGATTTTCATACACCCTAGCTGGGCCTTTGTATTAAAGTTCTCACCCAAAGTGAAGCTATTATACTTCAAAAGCAATATGGAAACTAAGAGAGTCAGGAGTCCTGGAAATCTTACTTGTATTTGCAGTGATCCACGAGATGGACATCCTTAGCAGCTGGCTTTCCCAAGGTATCCTTTATGTGAAATGAAAGTTATTAGTATTAGTAGTAATAGCATTTATTGGTGACCACTGTGCAGCAAGCTTTGTTAAACGTTTCATCAACATTATCACATTTAAGCCTCATAGTAAACATACTCAGGAGACATTATCCCCATTATGCAAATGCAAAAGGCAAGGCTTCAAGAATTTGAGagacttgctcagggtcacgtGATCCTAAATAGAAGAGCGAGGGTTTTAACCCCGGTCTGTCTGATTTTAGAGTTTAAGCTCACCTGAAGCCATGTTGCCCTCCTTTGAACTCAGAGGTCACAGCCTGCAGCACATTTCACTGTGTAAATTACACACACAGAAGTCACAAGTGCTGGCTGGAGGGCTTAGAGGTATAGCCCCCATACCCACAAATTTTATTGGGCAtgcaaagtatttaaaaataagtattcaaTAAGTATTATAGGTGGTAGGATATTTCTTGCAAAACTCcaaatttctaacttttcttgGAGAAAAACGAAAAAGGAAGATCTGGTAAACTGGGCTCCTCTTCCCATCTGGCAGCAATCAACAGGAATTGTGAATGTTCTCTCTTGCTCACTCCTTTGCATCATGCGCTGGCTCCCGGGGGCATTTGAGTTTGAGACCCCCATGTACATCCCATCCACCTTAGCAGATGCTAAACTTGAGGAGGGGAACAAGTCTCATTTGCTTTTGCAACTTTCTACAGTAGATGCTGACAACTACTTGTGTGCTGAATGAATacactctttaaaatatttttattatttaacaaagtGTTTTAAACTCATTTGCTCCTATTTGATTGAAACTGTATCAAATAATACATGCATCTCAGATTTACTCAGTTTTCCTCCAAGACATTTAAAGCTTCTTCTCGTAGCATCCTCATATGGCATATAGaaatttcagatgaggaaatttagGGCTTTAAGTTCTTGGATTAAGGCAAGAAGTCGCAGAGTTAAGAAGACAGAAATGGACTCTATACCAAAGGTTCCAATTTCTGACTTTACcttagaatcacttggggagttttaaacaaatgaagatgcctgggccccatccccagagattctggtttatGTGATTCATTTTTTAAGCTCTCTGGTTGTATTGTatagccagggttgagaactactggtttaaaccaagggttggaaaacaataGCCCACAAGCCAAACATgacccactgcctgtttttgtataaTCCATGGACTAagaatatttgtacattttcaaatggctggtaaaaaaacaaaggaatattttatgaCACGTGAAAACCACAAAAAATTCCAATTTCAGtgcccataaataaagtttttaatagaACACAGCCATggtcatttgtttacatattgctCATGGCTGGTTTTGTGCTGTGATAACATAGATTAATAACAACTacggctgggtgtggtagctcacgcccgtaatcctagcattctgagaggccaaggcgggaggattgcttgaggtcatgagtttgagaccagcctgaacaagagtgagaccccatccctactaaaaatagattaaattagctgggtgtggtggcatgtgcctgtagtcccagctacttgggaggctgaggcaagagatcgtttgagcccaggagtctgaggctgcagtgagctatcatcatgccactgcactctagccagggtgatagacactctgtctccaaagaaaaaaaaaaaaaaaggaaaaaactacaaattacaacagagaccatatgacctgcaaagcctaaaatatttaccatcctggccctttacagaaaaagtttgtgaCCTCTGGTTTAAACCTTCAAAGTAATATAATATACTAGTCATAATATGGTCAGAAAAGCAATTTGAGCTTGAATAAGAAGAATTTACATATGTGCTAATTCTCGTTCATGGAAGTTTCTCCATATTCATCTCACCACTGAATGGAAACTTAATCTCAAATTCTACCCAGGTGGCAATGTTCTTTGAATGAGAATGTTCACTGCTGTAGTTCTAGTCAGATGATTAATAATTACTTTCATAGACTTCCAGGCCTGGTTTTTGGTGTATTCTGCATCGACAAGTTTTGGATTTTTCCGAGATAGAAGAATGAGAGGATCTCGTTCTGGACTTGTCCTATAAAAGAAACACATGACATAAAACTGTATGGTCTATACCATAATACTGTTCCCAATCTCTGAAAGGTGAGCAGTACTGGGGTCCAATGCAATTACTGTGCCCAGGTGGACAATTCACTGGTTCTGTGATAGCGCAGGAGTGGGATACCGGGTACTGCAGCATCTGGGTGGTCTGGGGCTGCTCCCACTGTACCTTCAGAGATGGGGATGCTTGCATCTGGTCTTGCAGGGTATGTTGTTCTGGTCACTACAGCTGTATCCCAAGGAATGATTTCCCTTTTAGGAAAGTTCATGTAGCTTCTATAATCACCAGTACTCAGGGCTGTGTGAATAGGTAATCACCACTCACCAAAACAGCTATATGACCTGTGATGTATATGCTTTGTAAAGTCTAGtacaatatttaaatttaaaaagaaacctcaAAAACTAAAGGACTTAAAAACCTGAAGAATGTATGTGGAAAAAAGTCCTAGCTATGGACAAGAATCCAGTAAGAACTATGGACTAATcacccaccccagaaaaatgcacacatCCCCATATAATTTCAAGGAGGTTCTAAAACTCTGGAAGCCCAGACATGGGCTCCAAGTTAAGAATCTATAATCTCAAGGTATAAGAATCAAAGAAGTTGGTAAGGAACAGGAAGCAGAGGCTGGGTGGTTGGCTCATCTGCATCCTGCCAAGTTCACCGCCCAAGCAAAGAGGAAGGCAAACAAAGGGTATAATCTCTGGCTAGGACTCACTGCAAGAGCTACAAAACCCTTCTCCCTTGATAGTCTTTTCTATCCATCTGTTCCACAGATAATTAttgtatatctacatatataatatgtaccGTTCTTAGCATCGGGAATATCGAGCTGAACAACACAGCTCCATATAACTATCTTTCCAttcccctcctctctttcctGCCCACTTCCCTCTCCATTTTCACCTGTCTCAGTCTGTGCTCCTAACCATTTTGGCAGCCACATGGTCTGTTCTGATGAGAAAGGCGGTGAGGAGACCCGATGATGAGTCCTGCTCTGCATTAACTAGCAGAGTGACCATGGCATGATCATAAGCTACTCCCAGGAAACTATAAACAAGAAGACACCCATCTGTTCTGttcaacattattattttttatactgtattcttttgttatttcacGTATGTGAATTTAAGTCATTCGCTAGTGCTACAACTTGTCCTGTTAAACATTAATTATCCAGTCAATGCCCAACACACTCATGGCAACATGTAAATATCTGTTCAATGACTAGATGGATGAACTCTACTTCTTTGAATTTCAGTTCAATTAAGAGTGATTTGTGCAAATAATCTGAATTCTTCTCTAGTTTAAAATTGTGATTCCACATTTATTTCTTAGTTATCTTAGCTTTCCCTCTGAGCTAGAAAGTTCATCTTACCCTCAAGATTACTTACACTGTACATTACATGGAAGAATATCTttgtaaaatatcagaaaatatactCACCTTGATCCTCGGAAATATGCtgtagaatttttcattttccatggcCACTGTGCTGCTGACctacaaatacagattttgaTTAGCTTTTTTTCTCAACTATGTAAGGATGTGTTTTAACCATTTCTGAAGATTAGTTCagagctttatagttttaaataagtCTGATGAAGgttactcaaaggaaaaagtcCTAAAAGATACTATGGTCCCTGTTGTTATTATTTCATCACTCTGGAGGTGCTAGCCAGTTATATCTATACATCTGTTGCCCCATTAATAAGTTAATGGCATTGAAAGAAAAGCTCCCAAACCCTGAATGACATGTATAGGGCTATTTAATTCAGCATAGTCAGGATTTCCTCTCTACTTTACTAAGTAGAGTGctaatgataaaattaatatgtGAAGACAACTacaaaaaatatcagaaattgaATAAAAGGGCAATCACTGTctaatttcatgtttttgtttttgtttttttttttgagacagagtctcgctttgttgccctggctacagtgagtgccgtggcgtcagcctagctcacagcaacctcaaactcctgggcttaagcaatcctactgcctcagcctcccgagtagctgggactacaggcatgcgccaccatgcccggctaattttttctatatatattttagttgtccatataatttctttctatttttagtagagacggggtctcgctcttgctcaggctggtctcgaactcctgacctcgagcgatccacccgcctcggcctcccagagtgctaggattacaggcgtgagccaccgcgcccagcctaatttCATGTTTTTGATGGGTAGGAGGTGTCATCAGATTTAGTCTGATACTTGCAAAGCACCTTAGTGTTCTTAAAACTGCACTAAGTGTTCTATAAAGATTATATCCCTAAAACTCAGGTCTTGTACACATTACTATGACCAGCCTTCCTTGCTGAAACTGCTAGCTCGCAAATGCATCATTCTTAACTTTCTTCGTAGGAACCCTCCCTGCACAGAAGTCTACACAGCATGTTTTTCTGAAAAAGGACGGGAAGGCTGAACTGGAGTTAGTGAGGGATTGGTGGACTGTATTACAGTAATGGAGGAATTGAGGATATAAACTTTTGAGGTATGTGTCCTTTTCAGATACATACAGTGCCATGTTATTCATTTTCACCCAGCTGAGAGCATTGCTTAATATTTTCCAGGCCCTCAGACTCTACCCTCGCCTAACCTGGTTCATCCTCTAGCCCTTTCTTGCTCGATCACCTTTACTTGATTCTCCACTCCAAGGCTAGCACTATCTCTTGTTTTCCCCCATACTTCCTCCTACCAAAATATAAACACTATTGCACTGGATTTCTCTGGGCTTTTTTTGTTACTGGTGGAAAAAATGTTACATGctcattatataaaattctaatggAAAAGtgtaaagataaaagtaaaaaatcataTGGAATCTCCCTATCCACAGGTAACAATGGAACATTTTAGTGAAGAATTCCTTCcaatcatttttttatattagtgGCTTTCAAATGGGGGTAATTTTGCCCTTCCCCCTGACCCAGGTGACATCTGGCCATATCCGTAGACATTTTTTTATTGTCACTACTAGGGAATTGCTACTGGCATTTAGGAAGTAGAAGCCAGAGATACTGCTAAACATCGTACAATGCATAGGACAGCCCCCACGACGaagaattatctagcccaaaatgtcaatagtaccaAAACTGAGAAACTTTGCTCTACATAACAGAGGTCATACCATACATGCTATTAAGTAACATTctttttaggaaatatattacaaataataataatagccaacacCTATATAGTACCTTACTATGTTCCAGatgctgttctaagtgctttgtataTATCAAATCATTTTCACAACCTCATGCGGTAAGTTTTATTACACCTATTTTATACAGAAGAGATCCttgagaggttaagcaacttgcccagagtcatGCAGCTATAATAAgcgccaggatttgaacccagattctAGTTTTTAAGCCCCATTCTACGTTGCCTTTCCATTTATgtacagtatttcattttatagtcATGTCATAATTTATTTCACCCCTTACTGATGGGCCTTGAGGTACTTTCCAACTTTTTGCTCTAAGAAACAACAGAACAGTGAACATCCTGTACATACATCTTTGTATACTTGACTAAAACCTCAGGATACATTCTAGATGTAGAATGGCTGGGTCAAAGAACATATAGTacacattttcaattttgatatATATTGCCAAACTACCTAACAAAAAAATGTATCAGTTTATACTCAAAGTTTACTTCTCTTCATTTCCCCGGACCCTGGGAAAGCTGTGTTTAATATACACAGACTTTAactgttctctctttccttcattctctctACCACCTACCCACTCCTCAAGAGACCTATGTTAGGACTTTTTTTCTCCAGGTGAGTGCTAACAGTGGCCACCACCACAACCTGACACTACCTCTTTTTAAAACCCTCTctgacaataaaaaatgaaatctttaaatCTATAAGAACACTGAATTCTTCTATAGAGTAAATGTAAGTCATTGGGGACAAAGCCCCAAAAGAttataaatagatggaaaaatggCAGGGAGACATCAATCAATGCAGATGAATGAACAAGCAGATTATTAAAGTTTCAAGGTACAAAATGAATTCACATTGCTAGAGATTCTGAATGGAGGGCCTAAAAAATTGCAATTCTATAACTGTGATTCAGTTCAGTTGAACAAAAGGGGAAGGTATCAAATGGAAAAAGTGTTCGCATAAGATAAGATTTTAAGACAT encodes:
- the POGLUT1 gene encoding protein O-glucosyltransferase 1 isoform X1; amino-acid sequence: MEWWASSPLRLWLLLLLLPPVQGRRKESGSKWKVFIDQINRSLENYEPCSSQNCSCYHGVIEEDLTPFRGGISRKMMAEVVRRKLGTHYQIIKNKLYRENDCMFPSRCSGVEHFILEVIGRLPDMEMVINVRDYPQVPKWMEPAIPVFSFSKTSEYHDIMYPAWTFWEGGPAVWPIYPTGLGRWDLFREDLVRSAAQWPWKMKNSTAYFRGSRTSPERDPLILLSRKNPKLVDAEYTKNQAWKSMKDTLGKPAAKDVHLVDHCKYKYLFNFRGVAASFRFKHLFLCGSLVFHVGDEWLEFFYPQLKPWVHYIPVKTDLSNVQELLQFVKANDDVAQEIAERGSQFIMNHLQMDDITCYWDSLLTEYSKFLSYNVTRRKGYDQIIPKILKTEL